Proteins encoded by one window of Lutibacter sp. A64:
- a CDS encoding DUF6973 domain-containing protein, giving the protein MNYFKVKLLIVVLLFSFKLQAQSNWSLFKDQPSSLKKWALLHPFKAKKAFKISNEVIKITDSIANTNLLDKDKVGGQVDAFRHAYWMAVLKIEIGEKAARSLGKSYEKSNFNSFKKSDLEDGIHPDLASKKMDLFNNKMGLTFSVKDTNYSKNGLVFKIVNAIKRGDLKIIKKDSLGNYLTCNNVIISSKDLKKWDNGKCLISSETKNNN; this is encoded by the coding sequence ATGAATTATTTTAAAGTTAAATTGTTAATTGTAGTGCTTCTATTTTCTTTTAAATTACAAGCTCAATCTAACTGGAGTTTATTTAAAGATCAGCCTAGTTCGCTTAAAAAATGGGCATTGTTACATCCTTTTAAAGCAAAAAAAGCCTTTAAAATATCTAATGAAGTAATTAAAATAACGGATTCTATAGCAAACACTAATTTGTTGGATAAAGATAAGGTTGGTGGACAAGTAGATGCTTTTAGACATGCGTATTGGATGGCTGTTTTAAAGATAGAGATTGGAGAAAAAGCAGCTCGTTCTTTAGGTAAATCGTATGAGAAATCTAATTTCAATTCATTTAAAAAAAGTGATTTAGAAGATGGAATTCATCCAGATTTAGCGTCAAAAAAAATGGATTTATTTAATAATAAAATGGGGTTAACATTTTCGGTTAAAGATACTAATTATAGTAAAAATGGACTTGTTTTTAAAATTGTAAATGCAATTAAACGAGGCGATTTAAAAATAATTAAAAAAGATAGTTTAGGAAACTATTTAACCTGTAATAATGTTATTATTTCTTCAAAAGATTTAAAAAAATGGGACAATGGTAAATGTCTAATTTCTTCTGAAACTAAAAATAATAATTGA
- a CDS encoding WD40/YVTN/BNR-like repeat-containing protein has protein sequence MKKIIFFFSFLFLLIEINAQNSLVKNVPFSNIGPTIMSGRVVDLAVNPENPIEFYVVYASGGIWYTNNNGTSFTAITENAPTQNMGAIAVDWKNNTIWAGTGESNSSRSSYAGIGVLKTTDGGKTWKNVGLTDSQHIGRIIINKNNPNEVVVAAVGSLYTPNKERGIFKTSDGGKTWKNPLFINVNTGVIDVSVSPTDPAVLYAASWERIRKAWNFDGDGEGSAIYKSTDAGETWVNVSDEKSGFPTGNGVGRIGLAAFNNNVIYALLDNQFMRPEKKKKKEKGLQKDDFKKMTKETFLKLDNKDLNSFLKTNNFEKKYTAISVKEAIEKETVQPSDLASYLEDANSVLLTSEVIGAEVYKSVDGGKTWKKTHKDYLDGMYSSYGYYFGVIAVNTSNQNKIYIGGVPLFKSEDGGRNWTSIGKENVHADHQALWVNPNLNGHIIDGNDGGVNITYDDGENWIKNNSPAVGQFYYINVDNQKPYNVFGGLQDNGVWYGSSNYRTSKRWESSGEYPYKSIGGGDGMQVQIDNRDNNLVYTGSQFGYYFRLNLKTKERLSIHPKHQLGDTPYRYNWQTPIVLSPHNQDILYMGANKLLRSMDKGEKFDVISGDLTTGGKKGNVPYGTLTTISESPFQFGFIYVGSDDGYINVTENGGATWTRISDNLPQGLWVSRVVASQHEKDRVYITLNGYRNDDFKPYVFVSENKGITWKNIGSKLPNYAVNVIKEDPEDENIVYLGTDNEAYVSFDKGVNWQLFSNGLPKVAIHDLVIQNEAKDLLIGTHGRSIYKANIAALQEYNTIKNSLVAIFEIPSIRYSSRWGNARSKWSKAFEPTIIIPFYSSKADEYIVEILTEDDSKINSFIVNADKGFNYFNYNLSVKGQKNIYNLSMKDQSHKKAKNGIYYLPKGTYFVKIGTVKKAFEVK, from the coding sequence ATGAAAAAAATAATCTTCTTTTTTAGTTTTTTATTTCTTCTTATAGAAATAAATGCTCAAAATTCATTAGTAAAAAATGTGCCATTTAGTAATATAGGACCAACAATAATGAGTGGTCGTGTAGTAGATTTGGCAGTAAACCCTGAAAACCCAATAGAGTTTTATGTTGTGTACGCTTCTGGAGGTATTTGGTATACAAATAATAATGGAACATCATTTACTGCAATTACAGAAAATGCTCCAACCCAAAATATGGGAGCAATTGCCGTAGATTGGAAAAATAATACAATTTGGGCAGGTACTGGAGAGAGTAACTCTTCACGTTCTTCTTATGCAGGAATTGGAGTTTTAAAAACTACCGATGGTGGTAAAACGTGGAAAAATGTTGGTTTAACCGATTCGCAACATATTGGTCGTATTATTATAAACAAAAACAACCCAAATGAAGTTGTAGTAGCTGCCGTTGGAAGTTTATATACGCCAAACAAAGAGCGTGGTATTTTTAAAACTTCCGATGGTGGGAAAACTTGGAAAAACCCCTTGTTTATTAATGTAAATACAGGCGTAATAGATGTTAGCGTATCTCCTACAGATCCTGCTGTTTTATATGCAGCTTCTTGGGAGCGTATTAGAAAAGCTTGGAATTTTGATGGCGATGGAGAAGGTTCTGCAATATATAAAAGTACAGATGCTGGTGAAACTTGGGTAAATGTAAGCGATGAAAAGAGCGGTTTTCCAACAGGTAATGGTGTTGGTAGAATTGGGTTAGCTGCTTTTAATAACAATGTTATTTACGCACTTTTAGACAATCAGTTTATGAGGCCTGAAAAAAAGAAAAAGAAAGAAAAAGGTTTGCAGAAAGATGATTTTAAAAAAATGACTAAAGAAACTTTTTTAAAGTTAGATAATAAGGATTTGAATTCATTTTTAAAAACAAATAATTTCGAAAAAAAATACACTGCTATAAGTGTAAAAGAAGCAATTGAGAAAGAAACTGTACAACCAAGTGATTTAGCAAGTTATTTAGAAGATGCAAATAGTGTTTTATTAACTTCTGAAGTAATTGGTGCCGAGGTGTATAAATCTGTAGATGGTGGTAAAACCTGGAAAAAAACACATAAAGATTATTTAGACGGAATGTATAGTTCTTACGGTTATTATTTTGGTGTAATAGCGGTAAATACTAGCAATCAGAATAAAATTTATATTGGAGGTGTTCCATTGTTTAAATCGGAAGATGGTGGTAGAAACTGGACTTCAATAGGTAAGGAAAATGTACACGCCGATCATCAAGCTTTGTGGGTAAATCCTAATTTAAATGGGCATATAATTGATGGGAATGACGGTGGTGTAAATATTACCTATGATGATGGTGAAAACTGGATTAAAAATAATTCACCTGCAGTTGGGCAATTTTATTATATAAATGTAGACAATCAAAAACCATATAATGTTTTTGGTGGTTTACAAGATAATGGTGTGTGGTACGGATCTAGTAATTATAGAACTTCTAAGCGTTGGGAAAGCAGTGGAGAGTATCCATATAAAAGTATTGGCGGTGGCGATGGAATGCAAGTTCAAATAGATAATAGAGATAATAATTTGGTATATACCGGCTCTCAATTTGGGTATTATTTTCGCTTAAATTTAAAAACAAAAGAACGTTTAAGTATTCATCCAAAGCATCAATTGGGAGATACGCCTTATCGTTATAATTGGCAAACTCCAATAGTATTATCGCCACATAATCAAGATATTTTATATATGGGAGCTAATAAATTATTGCGCTCTATGGATAAAGGCGAAAAATTTGATGTAATTTCTGGAGATTTAACCACTGGTGGAAAAAAAGGAAATGTGCCTTATGGTACGCTTACAACAATTTCAGAAAGTCCTTTTCAATTTGGTTTTATTTATGTTGGAAGTGATGATGGTTATATAAATGTTACAGAAAATGGTGGGGCAACTTGGACTCGAATTTCAGATAATCTACCGCAAGGTTTATGGGTGTCAAGAGTTGTAGCTTCACAACACGAAAAAGATAGGGTTTATATTACTTTAAATGGATATAGAAACGACGATTTTAAACCTTATGTTTTTGTTAGTGAAAATAAAGGTATTACTTGGAAAAATATTGGAAGTAAACTGCCAAATTATGCTGTAAATGTTATAAAAGAAGATCCTGAGGATGAAAATATAGTTTATTTAGGTACCGATAATGAAGCTTATGTAAGTTTTGATAAAGGTGTAAATTGGCAATTATTTTCTAACGGATTGCCTAAAGTTGCAATTCACGATTTGGTAATTCAAAATGAAGCTAAAGATTTGCTTATTGGTACGCACGGACGTTCTATCTATAAGGCAAATATTGCTGCTTTACAAGAATATAATACTATTAAAAATTCGTTGGTTGCAATTTTTGAAATTCCTTCAATACGATATTCTTCAAGATGGGGAAATGCTAGAAGTAAATGGTCTAAAGCCTTTGAACCAACTATAATAATTCCTTTCTATAGTTCAAAAGCAGATGAATATATTGTTGAAATTTTAACTGAAGACGATTCAAAAATAAATTCTTTTATAGTTAATGCAGATAAAGGATTTAATTATTTTAATTATAATTTGTCAGTAAAAGGACAAAAGAATATCTATAATTTATCTATGAAAGATCAGTCACATAAAAAAGCTAAAAACGGCATTTATTATTTACCAAAAGGCACGTATTTTGTGAAAATAGGGACTGTTAAGAAAGCTTTTGAGGTAAAATAA
- a CDS encoding universal stress protein, whose product MSFIITTAFFKFVAIINGMKNILILTDFSKKSWNSITYALSLFQNEQYNFHLLNAGNRYENEWDINHHQETNLVQASAKKDAKKQIEALVNKIDTLKIKGNHTFIPILDEKNIVEATRNQIKTKKIDLIVIGANDIPSKGQITRNSISEEIITKVKCSVLVVPETAVYTKINEIVFPTDYTNYYEAKLLHYLTSKSCYANAAVRFLYLNKNSEILTEEQRWNKETLQDYFTEKQHSFHSEINKNFEKSIEQFINKMHIDLIVLAAKNLNLLEQILFRPKMATLDYYSKTPFLALHQSNF is encoded by the coding sequence ATGTCATTTATTATTACTACGGCTTTTTTTAAGTTTGTAGCAATAATTAATGGTATGAAAAACATATTAATTTTAACTGATTTTTCTAAGAAATCTTGGAATTCTATCACTTATGCACTGAGTTTATTTCAGAATGAGCAATACAATTTTCATTTGTTAAATGCAGGTAATAGATATGAGAATGAATGGGATATTAATCATCATCAAGAAACAAATTTAGTTCAAGCATCAGCTAAAAAAGATGCAAAAAAACAGATAGAAGCATTAGTTAATAAAATAGATACTTTAAAAATAAAAGGAAACCATACTTTTATCCCAATTTTAGACGAAAAAAATATTGTTGAAGCTACTAGAAATCAAATTAAAACAAAAAAAATTGATTTAATTGTAATTGGCGCTAATGATATTCCTTCAAAAGGGCAAATAACTAGAAATTCTATTTCCGAAGAAATTATAACAAAAGTAAAATGTTCTGTTTTGGTGGTTCCAGAAACTGCTGTTTATACTAAAATAAATGAAATTGTATTTCCTACAGATTATACCAACTATTACGAAGCAAAATTGTTACATTATTTAACAAGTAAATCGTGTTATGCTAATGCTGCAGTTCGGTTTTTATACTTAAATAAAAACAGCGAAATTTTAACTGAAGAACAACGTTGGAATAAAGAAACCTTACAAGATTATTTTACAGAAAAACAACATAGTTTTCATTCAGAAATAAATAAAAATTTTGAAAAATCTATAGAGCAATTTATTAATAAAATGCATATAGATTTAATAGTGTTAGCTGCAAAAAACCTTAATTTGTTAGAACAAATTTTGTTTAGACCAAAAATGGCAACCTTAGATTATTATTCTAAAACACCTTTTTTAGCATTACACCAATCTAATTTTTAG
- a CDS encoding response regulator: MKTLLLIEDDTVLRETTAEILELEDYKVVTASNGKRGIEQARIMLPDLIICDIMMPELDGYDVFKLLSEDEATKKIPFIFMSAKTEVKDIRKGMDLGADDYLTKPVEEELLLSAIESRLAKAALLKESLTVEETETPEEDTFENILTIDDLKNYFCDFGTAKIFKKGELIYKESEKTNNIYLIYKGKVKGVKIDEFGKELIITINKEDEFFGFSAIFEDSHNYESAIAMEKLEIMSVPKTTVQNILKRNYSLSLEVFQLINENLTEVKDQLLQMAYGSMRRKTAKTILKFANKMRHKPSDNINISRRDLASVAGIATESLIRTLTDLKKEGVIEIEGRNIRIVDLEQLEAIY; encoded by the coding sequence ATGAAAACATTATTATTAATTGAAGACGATACAGTTTTAAGAGAAACTACGGCTGAAATTTTAGAATTAGAAGATTATAAAGTTGTAACAGCTTCTAATGGAAAACGAGGTATTGAACAAGCTAGAATAATGCTTCCAGATCTTATTATTTGTGATATTATGATGCCTGAACTAGATGGGTATGATGTTTTTAAATTGCTGTCTGAAGATGAAGCAACAAAAAAAATACCATTTATTTTTATGTCTGCCAAAACTGAAGTTAAAGACATAAGAAAAGGAATGGATTTGGGTGCAGATGACTATTTAACAAAGCCAGTTGAAGAAGAATTATTATTAAGCGCTATTGAAAGTAGGTTAGCAAAAGCTGCGCTTTTAAAAGAATCTTTAACAGTTGAAGAAACTGAAACTCCTGAAGAAGATACATTTGAAAATATTTTAACCATAGATGACCTTAAAAACTATTTTTGTGATTTTGGTACTGCTAAAATATTTAAAAAAGGAGAATTAATTTATAAAGAATCAGAAAAAACTAATAATATTTATCTCATTTATAAAGGCAAAGTTAAAGGTGTTAAAATAGATGAATTTGGAAAAGAGTTAATTATAACAATTAATAAAGAAGATGAATTTTTTGGATTTTCAGCAATCTTTGAAGACTCTCATAATTATGAATCTGCAATTGCTATGGAAAAATTAGAAATAATGAGTGTGCCTAAAACCACAGTTCAAAACATTCTAAAAAGAAACTATAGCCTATCATTAGAAGTGTTTCAATTAATTAATGAAAACTTAACAGAAGTAAAAGATCAATTATTACAAATGGCTTATGGTTCTATGCGAAGAAAAACAGCAAAAACAATTCTAAAATTTGCTAATAAAATGAGGCATAAACCATCTGATAATATTAATATTTCTAGAAGAGATCTTGCAAGTGTTGCAGGTATAGCTACCGAAAGTTTAATTAGAACATTAACAGACTTAAAAAAAGAGGGAGTTATAGAAATTGAAGGAAGAAATATTAGAATTGTTGATTTAGAGCAATTAGAGGCTATATATTAA
- a CDS encoding PAS domain-containing sensor histidine kinase yields MPNLFHENEFVFNVLFEAVSESVIVVDESQTIVANNAAAEKMFGYEKGQLQNQHLNILIPRNYHAGHGAHFNSFYKKSSARQMGSNQDLNGAHKNGHNFPVEVGLNPFEIEGEKYVMAIVIDITYRKNSENKIRELNTLLEGKISERTTELNKTVANLKSEIEKRVKAESKLRKALKKEKELNELKTKFLSLVSHEFKTPLSGVLNAAVLVGKYKKTEMQDKREKHLLTIKNKVHYLDGILNDFLSVERLESGRVNYKFSNFKLSKVVNEVIYNANLMLKSGQHITYPKDIDNIDVYQDEKILELMLSNVLNNAIKYSPENTKIDFKIKIKEPIIIFKIKDEGIGIPLSDQKHIFNRYFRAENALTNQGTGIGLNIVKSHLESLGGSIKFESIENEGTTFIIELPLINKK; encoded by the coding sequence TTGCCTAATTTATTTCATGAAAATGAATTTGTATTTAATGTGCTCTTTGAAGCAGTTTCTGAAAGTGTAATTGTTGTAGATGAAAGCCAAACAATTGTTGCAAATAATGCTGCGGCAGAAAAAATGTTTGGATATGAAAAAGGTCAGTTGCAAAATCAGCATTTAAATATTTTAATTCCTAGAAATTACCATGCAGGTCATGGAGCTCATTTTAATTCTTTTTACAAGAAATCTTCTGCCAGACAAATGGGGAGTAACCAAGATTTAAATGGTGCTCATAAAAACGGACATAATTTTCCGGTTGAGGTAGGGTTAAACCCTTTTGAAATTGAAGGAGAAAAATATGTAATGGCAATTGTTATAGATATAACATATCGTAAAAATTCTGAAAATAAAATTCGAGAATTAAATACTTTATTAGAAGGTAAAATTTCAGAAAGAACTACAGAGTTAAATAAAACGGTTGCAAATTTAAAAAGCGAAATTGAAAAGCGTGTAAAAGCAGAGTCTAAGCTAAGGAAAGCATTAAAAAAAGAAAAAGAATTAAATGAATTAAAAACCAAATTTTTATCGTTGGTTTCTCACGAATTTAAAACACCTCTAAGCGGTGTGTTAAATGCAGCTGTTTTAGTCGGAAAATATAAGAAAACCGAAATGCAAGATAAAAGAGAGAAGCATTTGCTAACCATTAAAAATAAAGTGCATTATTTAGATGGTATTTTAAATGATTTTTTATCGGTAGAACGGTTAGAATCTGGAAGAGTAAATTATAAATTCAGTAACTTTAAACTTAGTAAAGTAGTAAATGAAGTTATTTATAATGCTAATTTAATGCTTAAAAGTGGACAGCATATTACCTATCCAAAAGATATTGATAATATAGATGTTTATCAAGATGAAAAAATTTTAGAATTAATGCTGTCTAATGTTTTAAATAATGCTATTAAATATTCACCAGAAAACACTAAAATAGATTTTAAAATTAAGATAAAAGAACCAATTATTATTTTTAAAATTAAAGATGAAGGAATTGGAATTCCACTAAGTGATCAAAAACATATTTTTAACAGATATTTTAGAGCAGAAAATGCACTAACAAACCAAGGTACAGGAATAGGATTAAATATAGTTAAAAGTCATTTAGAAAGTTTAGGGGGCTCTATAAAATTTGAAAGTATAGAAAATGAGGGTACAACTTTTATTATTGAGTTGCCATTAATTAATAAAAAATAA
- a CDS encoding ChaN family lipoprotein, with translation MRKQLVFFLVIIFSGVVFAQNKPAYKLYNAKGKKVSYKKMIKKMSKADVVLFGEYHNNPIIHWLQYEATKDLSVENKLILGAEMFEADNQNELNNYLSGAIDAKALDTVARLWNNYKTDYKPLVDFAKDNKLKFIATNIPRRYASLVFRGGFEALEELTDDEKTWIAPLPIAYDKTLPGYVKMKEMMGGHGSDNLPKAQAVKDATMGYFILENLQDKKLFVHYNGSYHSDNYEGIYWYLKKGNPNLQISTVSVIEQENIKKFDTENKLKADFIIVVPSTMTKTY, from the coding sequence ATGCGTAAACAACTTGTATTTTTTCTGGTAATTATTTTTTCTGGAGTAGTATTTGCACAAAACAAACCAGCATATAAATTATACAATGCCAAAGGTAAAAAGGTTTCCTATAAAAAGATGATAAAAAAAATGAGTAAAGCCGATGTGGTTTTATTTGGAGAATATCATAACAATCCTATTATACATTGGTTGCAGTATGAGGCAACTAAAGATTTAAGTGTAGAAAATAAATTAATTTTAGGGGCTGAAATGTTTGAAGCAGATAATCAAAATGAATTAAATAATTATTTGTCAGGAGCTATTGATGCAAAAGCATTAGATACGGTTGCTAGATTATGGAATAATTACAAAACAGATTATAAGCCTTTGGTAGATTTTGCAAAAGACAATAAATTAAAATTTATAGCCACTAATATTCCTAGAAGATACGCTAGTTTGGTGTTTAGAGGTGGTTTTGAAGCGTTGGAAGAATTAACCGATGACGAGAAAACGTGGATAGCGCCATTGCCAATTGCATACGATAAAACCTTACCTGGTTATGTTAAAATGAAAGAAATGATGGGTGGTCACGGTAGCGATAACTTGCCAAAAGCACAAGCTGTTAAAGATGCAACAATGGGTTATTTTATATTGGAAAATCTACAAGATAAGAAGTTGTTTGTTCATTACAATGGCTCGTATCATTCCGATAATTACGAGGGAATTTATTGGTATTTAAAAAAAGGAAATCCCAATTTACAAATTAGTACCGTAAGTGTAATTGAACAAGAAAATATTAAAAAATTCGATACAGAAAATAAATTAAAGGCCGACTTTATAATTGTTGTGCCTTCAACAATGACAAAAACATATTAA
- a CDS encoding aminopeptidase P family protein, which yields MKYLPINNQLFKKNRAKFTAQMKPKSLAVFNSNDTFTTGADSTLPFKQSSDLLYLSGADQEESILVLFPDAINPEHREILFLTETSKLIEIWYGAKYSKEEATEVSGIKTIYWLSEFDKVFYDLMTEAETVYFNTNEHYRQSVEIETREDRFIKKCKADFPAHKWEKSAQIMLNIRGVKEPEEIELLQTACNITNKGFRRILPFVKPGVMEYEIEAEYMHEFLRNRSKGFAYTPIIGSGYSACVLHYIENNKECKDGDMLLMDVGAEYANYSSDMTRTIPVNGRFTERQKAIYNAVLRVKDEATKMLVPGADWAEYHKEVGKIMTNELLGLKLLDKADVQNEDPKWPAYKKYFMHGTSHHLGLDTHDYGALKTPMKANMVFTVEPGIYIPEENMGIRIEDDVVIQESGEPFNLMRDIPITVEEIEDLMNSK from the coding sequence ATGAAATACCTTCCAATTAATAACCAACTTTTTAAAAAAAACAGAGCAAAATTCACTGCTCAAATGAAACCAAAATCTCTTGCGGTTTTTAATTCTAACGACACTTTTACTACAGGTGCAGACAGTACACTTCCTTTTAAACAAAGTAGCGATTTATTATACTTAAGTGGAGCAGATCAAGAAGAAAGTATTTTAGTGCTTTTTCCTGATGCTATAAACCCAGAACATAGAGAAATTTTATTTTTAACCGAAACCAGCAAATTAATTGAAATTTGGTATGGTGCTAAATACTCTAAAGAAGAAGCTACAGAGGTTTCTGGAATTAAAACTATTTATTGGCTATCTGAATTTGATAAAGTTTTTTATGATTTAATGACTGAGGCCGAAACCGTATATTTTAACACCAACGAACACTACAGACAATCGGTTGAAATAGAAACTAGAGAAGATAGATTTATAAAAAAATGCAAAGCAGATTTCCCTGCTCATAAATGGGAAAAAAGCGCTCAAATAATGCTTAATATTAGAGGTGTTAAAGAGCCAGAAGAAATTGAACTATTACAGACTGCTTGTAATATTACAAACAAAGGTTTTAGAAGAATATTACCTTTTGTAAAACCTGGTGTTATGGAGTACGAAATTGAAGCCGAATATATGCACGAGTTTTTAAGAAACAGATCTAAAGGTTTTGCATACACTCCAATTATCGGGTCTGGTTATAGCGCTTGCGTTTTACATTATATAGAAAATAATAAAGAATGTAAAGATGGCGATATGCTTTTAATGGATGTTGGTGCAGAATACGCTAATTACTCTAGTGATATGACACGTACTATCCCTGTAAACGGTCGTTTTACAGAAAGACAAAAAGCTATTTATAACGCCGTTTTACGTGTTAAAGATGAAGCAACAAAAATGCTAGTTCCTGGAGCAGATTGGGCTGAATACCATAAAGAAGTTGGTAAAATAATGACCAATGAATTATTAGGTTTAAAACTTTTAGATAAAGCCGATGTACAGAATGAAGATCCAAAATGGCCTGCTTATAAAAAATATTTTATGCATGGAACTTCGCATCATTTAGGCTTAGATACGCACGATTATGGAGCATTAAAAACACCTATGAAAGCAAATATGGTGTTTACTGTTGAACCTGGAATTTATATTCCTGAAGAAAATATGGGAATTAGAATTGAAGACGATGTTGTTATTCAAGAGAGCGGAGAGCCATTTAACTTAATGAGAGATATACCTATTACCGTTGAAGAAATTGAAGATTTAATGAATAGTAAGTAA